The Anopheles coluzzii chromosome 2, AcolN3, whole genome shotgun sequence genome window below encodes:
- the LOC120951562 gene encoding survival of motor neuron-related-splicing factor 30 yields MADDLQNYKLQLQQVEAALLTDPENSELLKLKEDLNEVIELTKDLIKAQQEPEQKKSSYIEPATSSYYEGVSGADKKQSKPAKVWKVGDKCSAKWIEDGQYYDATIESISETGEVNIVFEAYQNRSNTTISELKEPKTRNEVFPANSNKRMRHNQKEYLKKKKMKKIQRFKELEEERECEKNKWLQFTAKSSKKSGGVKPKSIFASPENVNGRVGIGTCGVSGKPMTEFSHGEKYRKGV; encoded by the exons ATGGCAGACGATTTGCAGAATTACAAGCTGCAACTACAGCAG GTCGAAGCTGCCCTGCTAACAGATCCGGAGAACTCGGAACTGCTCAAGCTGAAGGAGGACCTGAACGAGGTGATCGAACTGACGAAGGATCTGATCAAGGCGCAGCAGGAACCGGAACAGAAAAAGTCGTCGTACATTGAGCCGGCCACAAGCAGCTACTACGAGGGCGTCTCGGGAGCGGACAAGAAGCAGTCAAAGCCAGCGAAGGTATGGAAGGTGGGTGATAAATGTTCTGCTAAGTGGATTGAAGACGGTCAGTACTATGATGCTACCATAGAGTCGATCTCGGAAACGGGCGAGGTGAACATCGTGTTTGAGGCGTACCAGAACCGGAGCAACACCACGATTAGTGAGCTGAAGGAGCCAAAGACACGGAACGAGGTGTTTCCCGCCAACAGTAACAA ACGCATGCGGCACAATCAAAAGGAATAcctgaagaaaaagaagatgaaaaaaatccAGCGATTCAAGGAGCTGGAAGAGGAACGGGAATGCGAGAAGAACAAATGGCTTCAGTTTACCGCCAAATCATCGAAAAAGTCCGGTGGCGTGAAACCGAAGAGTATTTTTGCTTCGCCCGAAAATGTGAACGGCCGGGTCGGTATCGGTACTTGCGGTGTGTCCGGCAAACCGATGACGGAGTTTTCACACGGAGAAAAGTACAGGAAAGGTGTTTAG
- the LOC120949112 gene encoding mediator of RNA polymerase II transcription subunit 10: MTSPLENLENHLEMFIENVRQIRIIVSDFQPQGQNVLNQKIQSLVTGLQEIDKLKNQIDVNVPLEVFDYIDQGRNPQLYTKDCIDKALTKNEEVKGKIDSYRKFKSNLMKELSETFPVEISKYKAIRGDE; encoded by the coding sequence ATGACTTCGCCGTTGGAAAACCTGGAAAATCATCTGGAAATGTTCATCGAGAACGTGCGCCAGATCCGCATCATCGTGAGCGACTTCCAGCCCCAGGGCCAGAATGTGCTGAACCAGAAGATACAGTCGCTCGTGACCGGGCTGCAGGAGATCGACAAGCTGAAGAACCAGATCGACGTGAACGTGCCGCTGGAGGTGTTCGACTACATCGACCAGGGGCGCAATCCGCAGCTCTACACGAAGGACTGCATCGATAAGGCGCTCACGAAGAACGAGGAGGTGAAGGGCAAGATTGACTCGTACCGCAAGTTCAAGAGCAACCTGATGAAGGAGCTGAGCGAAACGTTCCCGGTGGAGATCAGCAAGTACAAGGCAATCCGGGGCGACGAATAG
- the LOC120949111 gene encoding solute carrier family 12 member 8: MPNGTNVDWSRYGLGSDDSSPTERNRVHGQRSGGGGGGFVDLGNEYDYGAGGHHASGRDEIFAEDQGDKPWWRSNFFISQPVLFGTWDGVFTSCLINIFGVIVFLRSGWIVAEAGIMHAILIVFCAVGIALVSVLSAVGICERCRVESGGVYFLIAHTLGSRFGGSLGLLYCFGQAVGCALNVLGFGESIAGLVGLEGNQWAIRGFAIAAVLLLGVINVAGVKWVVKLQFALLIVILMSALDFMVGSFIGEAPEHGFDGWGSGNMGLNLWSAYTEGTSWFTVFGVFFPTITGILSGINMSGDLRAPSTDIPNGTLAALSTSTFLYMVFILFLGATCQRSHLLTDYQIAVQVSAVEFLLLAGIYVSSMSSCLGAMYGTPRVLQSIANENVIPGIGKLGKGRGPNKVPLYAMAVVAGVTTTFIIIGDINTLAPIVTMPFLLTYACIDYSYFALAQTFDIQNNREERFRIQAQSPLYETRNYGATGDYHENNDLDQLFPERTRHKNLGTPSNSPQHVPSNAATSARSQQPNGIPHSSSITSADSEVVFRDGTNSANNANSVSEADDEPIAPIRPPIHSKTKNWYSGFCNRWASLIGAGIKILVMLLVSWVYALICIGTVFIVWFYVGTANPAVKPGLAHEFRFFVWLKNVVFRCFGKRMHDYEQVVVTQTCPNVNLASAQLNEENEDFASRRRYHQTAVVQGRYVDEV; the protein is encoded by the exons ATGCCCAACGGGACGAATGTGGACTGGTCCAG GTATGGGCTTGGTAGCGATGATTCATCGCCGACCGAACGGAACCGTGTGCACGGCCAGCGGTCCGgcgggggcggcggcggcttcGTTGATCTGGGCAACGAGTACGACTACGGTGCCGGCGGGCATCACGCGTCCGGTCGGGATGAAATCTTCGCCGAGGATCAGGGTGACAAGCCGTGGTGGAGGAGCAACTTCTTCATCTCGCAGCCGGTGCTGTTTGGCACGTGGGACGGCGTGTTTACCTCCTGCCTGATCAACATCTTCGGCGTTATCGTGTTCCTGCGCTCCGGCTGGATCGTGGCCGAGGCGGGCATCATGCATGCCATCCTGATCGTGTTCTGTGCGGTCGGCATCGCGCTCGTGTCCGTACTGTCGGCCGTCGGTATCTGCGAACGGTGCAGGGTGGAGAGCGGGGGCGTCTACTTCCTGATTGCCCACACGCTCGGCTCGCGGTTCGGTGGCTCGCTCGGGCTGCTGTACTGCTTCGGACAGGCCGTGGGGTGTGCGCTGAATGTGCTCGGTTTCGGTGAATCGATCGCCGGGCTGGTCGGGCTGGAGGGCAACCAGTGGGCGATTCGTGGCTTTGCCATCGCCGCCGTCCTGCTGCTCGGCGTGATCAATGTGGCCGGTGTGAAGTGGGTCGTTAAGCTGCAGTTTGCGCTGCTGATCGTGATACTGATGTCCGCGCTGGACTTTATGGTGGGCAGCTTCATCGGGGAAGCGCCCGAGCACGGTTTCGACGGGTGGGGATCGGGCAACATGGGACTGAACCTGTGGTCCGCCTACACGGAAGGCACCTCGTGGTTTACCGTGTTCGGTGTGTTCTTCCCGACCATCACGGGCATCCTGTCGGGCATCAACATGAGCGGCGATCTGCGCGCCCCGTCGACGGACATCCCGAACGGTACGCTGGCCGCCCTCAGCACCTCCACGTTCCTGTACATGGTGTTTATACTGTTCCTTGGCGCGACGTGCCAGCGGAGCCACCTGCTGACGGACTACCAGATTGCGGTGCAGGTGTCGGCGGTCGAgttcctgctgctggccgGCATCTACGTGTCGAGCATGTCGTCCTGCCTCGGCGCGATGTACGGTACGCCGCGCGTGCTGCAAAGTATCGCCAATGAGAATGTCATCCCCGGTATCGGCAAGCTCGGCAAGGGACGCGGCCCGAACAAGGTGCCGCTATACGCGATGGCCGTAGTGGCCGGTGTCACGACCACGTTCATCATTATCGGCGACATTAACACGCTGGCCCCGATCGTCACGATGCCGTTCCTGCTGACGTACGCCTGCATCGACTACTCGTACTTTGCACTGGCGCAAACGTTCGACATACAGAACAACCGCGAGGAGCGGTTCCGAATACAGGCGCAGAGTCCGCTGTACGAGACGCGCAACTACGGCGCGACGGGCGACTATCACGAAAACAACGATCTCGATCAGCTGTTCCCCGAGCGGACGCGTCACAAAAATCTAGGT acCCCGTCCAACTCACCACAACATGTGCCTTCAAATGCGGCAACGAGCGCACGATCGCAGCAACCAAATGGAATACCTCACAGCTCGTCGATTACCAGCGCCGATTCGGAAGTGGTGTTCCGCGATGGCACCAACAGTGCGAACAATGCCAACTCCGTGAGCGAAGCGGACGACGAGCCTATCGCACCGATTCGACCACCCATTCACTCCAAGACTAAAAACTGGTACTCCGGTTTCTGCAATCGGTGGGCCTCTTTAATTGGG GCTGGCATAAAAATTCTCGTTATGCTGCTAGTAAGCTGGGTGTACGCACTGATCTGCATCGGGACCGTGTTTATCGTCTGGTTCTATGTCGGTACGGCGAATCCAGCAGTGAAGCCGGGCCTGGCTCACGAGTTCCGCTTCTTTGTGTGGTTAAAAAATGTCGTTTTCCGTTGCTTTGG AAAACGTATGCACGATTACGAACAGGTCGTAGTTACCCAAACCTGCCCGAACGTAAACCTCGCGTCTGCTCAACTGaatgaagaaaatgaagaCTTTGCCTCCCGGCGGCGATACCATCAGACTGCAGTCGTGCAGGGGAGGTATGTGGATGAAGTGTGA
- the LOC120949692 gene encoding selenocysteine-specific elongation factor, with translation MYLNLNIGILGHVDSGKTTLARALSAIASTAAFDKNPQSQERGITLDLGFSALQVDLPDHLREQAIAEGYEKLQYTFVDCPGHASLIRTIIGGAQIIDMMLLVIDAEKGIQPQTAECLLIGELTCRKMIVVLNKMDALQDPAQRTKTLDRLRKGIAGVLSKMSFDASPIVAISASTGENVSALVDTMNGKSFMPQRDMALPFMFAVDHCFAIKGQGTVCTGTVLQGRLSVNDEVEIPKLKLQRKVKSIQMFRKSYQTIRQGDRAGICITQFDPKSLERGIVCVPHYVHYVYAAIVPLRSVRYYKRPIKSKAKFHITCGYETVVATVLLFTGESESFSFAQQYEYLEEIVAGADSTQRNVFALLEFETPILACHNALIIGSKLDSDVHAADCRIAFSARLTDVIRDSKYAETVLPEQLQVYKHKSKSGTIQRVVSEHELIAVGLFKKAANNRQAFVGLHITLSSGECGIIEDTFGASGKVKLHFAQPISADVLERLRQKGPTTGGEEPIKVELNFKKFLFRKNIKDKKVVQ, from the coding sequence ATGTATCTTAACCTTAACATCGGCATACTGGGCCACGTGGACTCGGGAAAGACAACGTTGGCGAGAGCACTGAGCGCAATTGCTAGTACGGCTGCCTTCGACAAAAATCCCCAGTCCCAGGAACGGGGCATAACACTCGATCTGGGCTTCAGTGCACTGCAGGTGGATCTGCCAGACCACTTAAGGGAGCAAGCGATTGCCGAAGGCTATGAAAAGCTGCAGTACACCTTCGTCGACTGTCCCGGGCATGCTAGTCTGATACGAACCATCATTGGCGGTGCGCAGATCATCGACatgatgctgctggtgatcGATGCGGAGAAAGGCATCCAACCACAAACGGCCGAATGTCTTCTCATCGGTGAGCTGACGTGCCGGAAGATGATCGTGGTGCTGAACAAGATGGATGCGCTGCAAGATCCGGCTCAGCGTACGAAAACGCTAGACCGACTGCGAAAGGGCATTGCGGGCGTGCTTTCCAAGATGTCGTTCGATGCGTCACCGATCGTGGCCATTTCTGCGTCGACGGGTGAAAACGTTTCCGCGCTGGTAGATACGATGAACGGCAAATCCTTCATGCCGCAGCGCGATATGGCACTACCGTTTATGTTTGCCGTTGATCACTGTTTCGCCATCAAGGGACAGGGGACCGTCTGTACCGGCACGGTACTGCAGGGCAGGTTGAGCGTGAACGATGAGGTCGAAATACCGAAGTTGAAACTGCAGCGCAAGGTCAAATCGATACAGATGTTTCGCAAAAGCTACCAAACCATTCGGCAGGGCGACCGGGCTGGAATATGCATAACCCAGTTCGATCCGAAATCGCTGGAGCGTGGCATCGTGTGCGTCCCGCACTACGTGCATTACGTGTACGCGGCAATCGTGCCACTGCGCAGCGTACGGTACTACAAACGACCGATCAAATCGAAGGCAAAGTTTCACATCACCTGCGGGTATGAAACGGTCGTGGCCACGGTGCTACTATTCACCGGTGAAAGCGAATCCTTCTCCTTCGCACAGCAGTACGAATACTTGGAGGAGATAGTCGCCGGCGCCGACAGTACGCAAAGGAACGTTTTTGCGCTGCTAGAATTTGAAACACCCATTCTTGCGTGCCACAATGCGCTCATCATTGGTTCGAAGCTGGACAGTGACGTACATGCGGCCGATTGCCGGATAGCATTTTCGGCTAGGTTGACGGACGTCATACGGGATAGCAAGTACGCCGAAACGGTCCTGCCGGAGCAGTTGCAAGTGTACAAGCACAAAAGCAAAAGCGGCACGATACAGCGTGTAGTCAGCGAGCATGAGCTGATCGCGGTAGGACTGTTTAAAAAGGCAGCCAACAACCGGCAAGCATTCGTGGGGTTGCACATTACGCTGTCCAGTGGCGAGTGTGGCATCATTGAGGACACTTTCGGTGCGAGTGGGAAGGTGAAGCTGCACTTTGCGCAACCCATTTCGGCCGACGTTTTGGAGCGATTACGACAGAAGGGCCCAACGACGGGCGGCGAGGAACCGATCAAAGTGGAACTTAACTTCAAAAAGTTTCTGTTtcgtaaaaatataaaagacaaaaaagtGGTTCAATAA
- the LOC120949693 gene encoding syntaxin-6, with protein sequence MEDPFFVVKDEVFKALNKTRGLYIRWRELNDAHSGGSTAEADWTTTELKNSLRSIEWDLEDLEDTISIVEKNPSKFKIDNRELSSRRYFIDATRDEVKSMKDRMSISRNRDQDITARQPLLDNVESSPQQLQSKNYINNNSIISNGGGVAVLNGNNGTAGGGLHSSSSSTLNCNLNNNSQVNNLNLAETGKHLISSAGAAMASRHSGAKYSKLENNLDDSPSHYVPSASGGAVLDSNSSRFVEDTLATQHRILVGQDEQLDIISDSIGTLKTVSRQIGIELDEQAVMLDEFGNELEQTDSKLDATMKKVAKVLHMSNDRRQWTAIVVLSIALVVVIIIYIIL encoded by the exons ATGGAAGATCCATTTTTCGTGGTGAAAGA CGAAGTATTCAAAGCATTGAATAAAACACGTGGGTTGTACATTCGCTGGCGTGAACTAAACGATGCACATTCGGGTGGATCAACTGCCGAGGCCGACTGGACAACGACTGAACTGAAGAACTCGCTCCGCAGCATCGAATGGGATTTGGAAGATCTAGAGGACACTATTA GTATTGTAGAGAAAAATCCGAGCAAATTCAAGATCGACAACCGGGAACTTTCCAGCCGCCGGTATTTCATCGACGCCACCCGGGATGAGGTGAAGTCGATGAAGGATCGCATGAGCATCAGCCGCAACCGTGACCAGGACATTACCGCCCGCCAGCCGCTGCTCGATAACGTCGAATCGTCGCCGCAGCAGCTGCAAAGCAAAAActacatcaacaacaacagcatcatatcaaacggtggtggtgtggccGTGCTGAACGGCAACAACGGTACCGCCGGCGGTGGGctacacagcagcagctcctccaCGCTAAACTGCAACctgaacaacaacagccagGTGAACAATCTAAATCTTGCCGAAACGGGTAAACATCTGATCAGCTCGGCCGGCGCAGCGATGGCCTCGAGGCACAGTGGGGCCAAGTACTCCAAGCTGGAGAACAACCTCGATGACAGCCCGAGCCACTATGTGCCGTCGGCGTCCGGTGGTGCCGTGCTCGATTCCAACTCGAGCCGGTTTGTCGAGGATACGCTCGCAACGCAGCACAGAATTCTGGTCGGACAGGACGAGCAGCTGGACATTATTAGCGATTCGATCGGCACGCTTAAAACGGTGTCCCGCCAGATAGGCATCGAGCTGGATGAGCAGGCTGT CATGCTGGACGAGTTTGGCAACGAGCTGGAGCAAACTGATTCCAAGCTCGATGCTACCATGAAAAAGGTGGCGAAGGTACTGCACATGTCCAACG ACCGAAGACAGTGGACAGCAATCGTAGTTCTATCGATAGCACTTGTAGTTGTGATAATTATTTACATCATTCTCTAA
- the LOC120949694 gene encoding chymotrypsin inhibitor Ani s 6-like, whose amino-acid sequence MKYVRCISLIVFVALMVTFVYSEDCTVENEEYYSCASPCRRNCTNLGQMLSCTGVCVSGCFCRPGYFRREDNACVKPWLCSNNSLQNQLTAGNGLDVPH is encoded by the exons ATGAAGTACGTAAGATGCATCTCGTTAATCGTATTCGTTGCGCTGATGGTGACTTTCGTGTACAGCGAAG ATTGCACCGTCGAGAACGAGGAATACTACAGCTGTGCATCGCCGTGTCGCCGAAACTGCACCAATCTTGGGCAAATGTTGAGCTGCACGGGTGTGTGCGTTTCGGGATGCTTCTGCCGACCGGGCTACTTTCGCCGGGAGGACAATGCTTGCGTGAAGCCATGGCTATGCTCTAATAATTCGTTGCAAAATCAGCTCACCGCCGGGAACGGCCTAGACGTACCACATTAG
- the LOC120949695 gene encoding chymotrypsin inhibitor-like — translation MRAIFVLLVVAVFAFLGVSAQQPKKCGENEIFQRCGTGCERTCDNGETWDKPCKAACVDKCFCKDGFLRNENGKCVRAWHCNPNL, via the exons ATGCGCGCCATCTTCGTCCTGCTCGTCGTTGCCGTCTTCGCTTTCCTGGGTGTTTCGG CCCAGCAGCCCAAGAAGTGCGGTGAAAACGAAATCTTCCAGCGCTGTGGTACCGGTTGCGAGCGCACGTGCGATAACGGTGAGACCTGGGACAAACCATGCAAGGCAGCCTGCGTTGACAAGTGCTTCTGCAAGGATGGTTTCCTGCGCAACGAGAACGGAAAGTGTGTCCGTGCCTGGCACTGCAACCCCAACCTGTAA